A genomic region of Rhodohalobacter sp. 614A contains the following coding sequences:
- a CDS encoding SRPBCC family protein, translating into MMDTSDFKHTLITDRSPQEVFQAILNVRKWWTGYYGEKFSGDTKNLNDEFTFHAADGVHYSRQKLVEVIPGKKIVWLITDSTLSFVEKTDEWIGTTVIFDISTTGNKTRLVFTHQGLTPQTECYNSCAPSWTRYLENKLLPLINERSHSTGS; encoded by the coding sequence ATGATGGACACATCAGATTTTAAACATACGTTGATAACCGACCGGTCTCCCCAGGAAGTGTTCCAAGCTATTCTAAACGTTCGCAAATGGTGGACGGGCTATTATGGCGAAAAGTTTTCCGGCGATACAAAAAACCTGAATGATGAATTTACCTTTCATGCCGCGGATGGCGTTCATTACAGCAGGCAAAAACTGGTGGAAGTCATCCCCGGCAAAAAAATCGTTTGGCTGATTACAGACAGTACGCTGAGCTTTGTTGAAAAAACAGACGAATGGATCGGCACAACAGTAATTTTCGACATTTCAACAACGGGAAACAAAACCAGGCTTGTTTTCACACACCAGGGTTTGACGCCCCAAACAGAATGTTACAATTCCTGCGCTCCGTCGTGGACCCGGTATTTGGAAAACAAGTTACTTCCCTTGATTAATGAGCGCAGCCATTCGACAGGTTCATAA
- a CDS encoding GlxA family transcriptional regulator: MKRLTIIVPDGQSNLSTIASIVGSYEIFVRANAHREKSGKKKLFSIELAGISQQAQVYDGLFTVKPQTDLSTIKKTDLIIIPSLVRSFEKAVGGNEKIIDWVEKQYKEGAEVASICTGAFLLASSGILNGKSCSTHWSAAGKFRSMFPEVNLQEEKLITDEQGIYTNGGAYSFLNLIIYLVEKYYGRQTAIYCAKIFQIEIDRNSQSSFSIFTPQKTHGDEMIMEAQEVIENKSDEIIAVEELSSKFAVSRRTFDRRFIKATGNTPFEYSQRVKIEAAKKAFETSRKTINEVMYDVGYSDAKAFREVFRKFTGISPLAYRNRYNYNKEFAE; encoded by the coding sequence ATGAAACGTCTTACCATCATCGTCCCCGACGGACAAAGCAACCTGAGTACCATTGCCAGTATCGTAGGATCGTATGAGATTTTTGTACGGGCCAATGCACACCGCGAAAAATCCGGCAAGAAAAAACTTTTCAGTATTGAGCTGGCGGGCATTTCACAACAAGCCCAGGTGTACGATGGGTTGTTTACCGTAAAGCCTCAAACGGATCTCTCAACCATCAAAAAAACGGACCTCATCATTATCCCGTCGCTTGTTCGCAGTTTTGAAAAAGCAGTGGGTGGCAACGAAAAAATCATTGACTGGGTGGAAAAGCAGTATAAAGAAGGAGCGGAAGTGGCAAGCATTTGTACCGGTGCATTTTTGCTGGCTTCCTCAGGCATCCTGAATGGAAAGAGCTGCTCTACTCATTGGTCGGCGGCCGGAAAATTCAGAAGTATGTTCCCGGAAGTGAATCTTCAGGAAGAGAAGCTGATTACAGATGAACAGGGCATTTATACAAACGGCGGGGCCTATTCATTTCTGAACCTGATTATTTATCTCGTGGAAAAATATTACGGGCGGCAAACGGCTATTTATTGCGCCAAGATCTTCCAGATCGAAATCGACCGAAACAGCCAGTCTTCTTTCAGCATTTTTACTCCGCAGAAGACACACGGGGACGAAATGATTATGGAAGCCCAGGAAGTGATCGAAAACAAATCAGACGAAATCATAGCGGTCGAAGAATTATCATCGAAATTTGCAGTCAGCCGGCGAACTTTCGACAGAAGGTTCATCAAAGCGACCGGGAATACACCCTTTGAATATTCGCAACGGGTAAAAATAGAAGCCGCCAAGAAAGCTTTTGAAACCAGCCGTAAAACCATTAATGAAGTGATGTACGATGTGGGGTATTCGGATGCAAAAGCTTTTCGGGAAGTCTTTAGAAAGTTTACAGGAATTTCGCCCCTGGCATAT
- a CDS encoding DinB family protein yields the protein MTKDILLQLLEQSRMDCFRVLKDIHAENASFRLTEQTASAGFIYRHIGETTNVIGQFFGYETDVEGTTIGQTDTGKPYDPDTSRKLFEQGYATLKMLVNETSDQAWLEEIDTPWFGTLSRIQLFSITLFHNSHHCGQIASAILKGKKF from the coding sequence ATGACTAAAGACATTTTACTCCAATTGTTAGAACAAAGCCGTATGGATTGTTTTAGAGTCTTAAAAGACATCCATGCAGAAAATGCATCCTTTCGTTTAACGGAACAAACGGCTTCCGCCGGATTTATTTACCGCCATATTGGTGAAACGACGAATGTGATCGGCCAGTTTTTTGGCTACGAAACAGACGTGGAAGGCACAACGATTGGACAAACAGACACCGGAAAACCCTATGATCCTGACACAAGCCGCAAACTTTTTGAGCAAGGGTATGCCACTTTGAAAATGTTAGTGAACGAAACATCCGACCAGGCCTGGCTGGAAGAAATAGACACGCCTTGGTTTGGCACACTCTCCCGAATTCAACTTTTTTCAATCACCCTTTTCCACAATTCGCATCACTGCGGGCAGATTGCCTCGGCCATTTTGAAAGGAAAGAAATTTTGA
- a CDS encoding SRPBCC family protein translates to MKTNAPDFTASFTVKKSPSEVFRAIMNVRAWWSEEIDGPTDKLNKPFFYHYKDVHLCKLELIEKIPDQKVVYHVLENEFSFTKDKTEWVDTKLIFEISTEAEQTHVQFTHQGLVPEYECYQVCRDGWTNFIQTSLYNLITKGAGQPNPKEGGFNKQLVEKWKLKSN, encoded by the coding sequence ATGAAAACGAACGCACCAGATTTCACCGCTTCTTTTACAGTAAAAAAGTCTCCTTCAGAAGTATTCCGGGCCATCATGAATGTTCGCGCCTGGTGGTCGGAAGAAATTGACGGTCCGACAGATAAACTGAATAAACCGTTTTTCTATCACTATAAAGATGTTCATCTGTGCAAATTGGAACTCATTGAGAAGATTCCAGATCAAAAGGTGGTGTACCATGTGCTGGAGAACGAGTTTAGTTTCACGAAAGACAAAACCGAGTGGGTGGATACAAAACTAATCTTTGAGATTTCTACAGAGGCTGAGCAGACACATGTGCAATTTACACATCAGGGGTTGGTTCCCGAATATGAATGTTACCAGGTATGCCGCGACGGCTGGACGAATTTCATTCAGACCAGTTTGTACAACCTGATAACCAAAGGAGCAGGACAGCCCAATCCCAAAGAAGGCGGCTTCAATAAGCAACTGGTTGAGAAGTGGAAGCTGAAATCAAACTAA